From the Streptomyces nigrescens genome, one window contains:
- a CDS encoding aminoglycoside phosphotransferase family protein, whose translation MYAASSAVTVPTRPHRPHPTGGGPYLDPSPSVGAVTGLPGGRTRRVQGTGAQPLSGRLDLSGPQGAQLRAAVASVHRICPEFNPVQVLRRSGRSVLLVGTTGRMTAVAKCLLDQSPAWAERFRQEISAYRAFVRHRPPVRVPRLVAADPDNCTLIMERMPGRVASLTRHPSEAPPRADVRAALGAICRINLWRPPSGLFDTPLDYAGRIGRYHDLGLLTDRDLGDLQKLMHGLSHTQGQFCHGNALLNNVLLSPAGPVLLDWDNAGWYLPGYDLATLWSVLGDAPVARRHISQLAQNAGPASRDAFLVNLMLVLTREIRRYETAVQRTMREPTPTGTPGPGQPGVPAAGEEQRLLLRRLHDDCQMARRAVRAAVGTR comes from the coding sequence ATGTATGCAGCATCGTCCGCCGTGACCGTCCCCACCCGGCCGCACCGCCCGCACCCCACCGGAGGCGGGCCGTATCTCGACCCCTCCCCCTCCGTGGGGGCGGTCACCGGTCTCCCCGGCGGCCGTACCCGGCGGGTTCAGGGGACGGGTGCCCAACCGCTCAGCGGGAGGCTCGACTTGTCCGGCCCCCAGGGCGCCCAGCTGCGCGCCGCCGTCGCCTCGGTGCACCGCATCTGCCCGGAGTTCAATCCGGTGCAGGTGCTGCGTCGCAGCGGCAGATCCGTCCTCCTCGTGGGGACGACGGGCCGGATGACCGCGGTCGCCAAGTGTTTACTGGACCAGTCTCCGGCCTGGGCGGAAAGGTTCCGGCAGGAAATAAGTGCATACCGCGCATTCGTCCGGCATCGTCCGCCGGTACGGGTGCCGCGGCTTGTGGCGGCCGACCCCGACAACTGCACGCTCATCATGGAGCGGATGCCCGGCCGGGTCGCGTCCCTGACCCGGCACCCGTCCGAGGCCCCGCCCCGCGCGGACGTACGGGCCGCACTCGGCGCGATCTGCCGGATCAATCTCTGGCGTCCGCCGTCCGGGCTGTTCGACACCCCGCTGGACTACGCGGGCCGGATCGGCCGCTATCACGACCTGGGGCTGCTCACCGACCGGGACCTGGGCGATCTGCAGAAGCTGATGCACGGTCTGTCGCACACCCAGGGCCAGTTCTGTCACGGCAATGCGCTGCTGAACAACGTGCTGCTGTCCCCCGCGGGCCCGGTGCTGCTGGACTGGGACAACGCGGGCTGGTACCTGCCGGGCTACGACCTGGCGACGCTGTGGTCGGTGCTCGGTGACGCGCCGGTGGCCCGCCGCCACATCAGCCAGCTCGCCCAGAACGCCGGACCGGCCTCGCGGGACGCCTTCCTGGTCAATCTGATGCTGGTGCTCACCCGCGAGATCCGGCGCTATGAAACCGCGGTCCAGCGGACCATGCGCGAGCCCACGCCGACGGGGACACCGGGTCCGGGACAACCCGGTGTGCCGGCGGCGGGCGAGGAGCAGCGGCTGCTCCTGCGCCGGCTGCACGACGACTGCCAGATGGCGCGGCGTGCGGTCAGGGCGGCGGTCGGCACCCGCTGA
- a CDS encoding CGNR zinc finger domain-containing protein has protein sequence MTATRLALDLAVTIRHDGHGGVADDLAGPEGLADWVRERAALLDCAERPVTVDEALHTAVRELRAALRSLFARAVRPGPPSSADAHRLLPEAEAIRRLNAAAALVPTVPRLSWEPDAGPTVRLRPAGSPPAADRIVAALARAALTFLDGPDRALLRACPAPRCVRYFVKDHARQEWCTPSCGNRARVARHHGRRRKAQGDAP, from the coding sequence ATGACCGCAACACGGCTCGCTCTCGACCTCGCCGTCACCATCCGCCACGACGGGCACGGCGGCGTCGCCGATGACCTGGCCGGCCCGGAGGGGCTCGCGGACTGGGTACGCGAGCGGGCCGCGCTGCTGGACTGCGCCGAGCGGCCGGTCACCGTGGACGAGGCACTGCACACCGCCGTACGGGAGCTACGGGCCGCGCTCCGGTCGCTGTTCGCCCGCGCCGTCCGGCCGGGACCGCCCAGCTCCGCCGACGCCCACCGGCTGCTCCCGGAAGCCGAGGCGATCCGCCGGCTGAACGCCGCCGCGGCCCTGGTCCCCACGGTGCCCCGGCTCAGCTGGGAGCCGGACGCGGGGCCCACGGTGCGGCTGCGGCCGGCCGGTTCCCCGCCGGCCGCCGACCGGATCGTCGCCGCGCTGGCCCGCGCCGCCCTCACCTTCCTCGACGGGCCGGACCGCGCCCTGCTGCGGGCCTGCCCCGCCCCGCGCTGTGTGCGCTACTTCGTCAAGGACCACGCCCGCCAGGAGTGGTGCACCCCCTCCTGCGGCAACCGCGCCCGGGTCGCCCGCCACCACGGACGCCGCCGGAAAGCGCAGGGCGACGCCCCGTAG
- a CDS encoding N-acetylmuramoyl-L-alanine amidase — translation MQGSAPEDEKRVPRPALRRSATAVAAAVLLLPLSGAPSAQAGQPRTDALQQAFTDAAARFHVPRSVLLGVSYLESRWDGHGGAPSVSGGYGPMHLTDARTALTRTPEFSEGYEDARGDEARGRKRVPAGAAQRAALPTELPARLRTLPTAAKLTGIPAGKLRTDPAANVLGGAALLAAEQRKLGMPAGSDPARWYTAVARYGGQDSAHSGKAFADEVYAVMRQGQARTTDAGQRVTLAAAPGLTPDAAQQKRLSAPTAKAPAASAARKPECPRNVACESVPAPYEEFGDGDYGNHDKADRPADQRVSAIIIHDTEGSWETTLKLIKDPAYVSWNYTIRSADGLIAQHVPTKDVAWHAGNWYINSHSVGIEHEGFLAAPDAWYTEAMYRASARLVKYLSRKYDVPLDRQHILGHDNVPGTTTATIPGMHTDPGPYWDWAHYFALLGKPFKATAGPRGGLVTIRPDYDENQPVYTGCAKPGDTCAPHGSTAVRLYSAPDEDAPLVKDIGLHPDGRASTTGVNDTGARATTGQRFAVAGRSGDWTAIWYLGQKAWFHNPHDEPVAVPAKGLIAVPKSGREEIPVYGRAYPEKEAYPAGVPYQAVSPLPYKLAAGQQYAVGDRMRGEYFYSPTFDVTKHAVVRGKDVYYEIQLGHRVGYVRADDVEVRRSAS, via the coding sequence TTGCAAGGATCCGCCCCGGAAGACGAGAAGAGAGTCCCCCGCCCCGCCCTGCGGAGATCCGCCACCGCGGTCGCGGCCGCGGTGCTGCTGCTGCCGCTCTCGGGAGCACCGTCCGCACAGGCCGGACAGCCCCGGACGGACGCGCTGCAACAGGCCTTCACCGATGCCGCCGCCCGCTTCCATGTGCCGCGCAGTGTGCTGCTCGGCGTCTCGTACCTGGAGTCCCGCTGGGACGGTCACGGCGGCGCGCCCAGTGTCTCCGGGGGTTACGGTCCGATGCATCTGACCGACGCCCGTACGGCCCTGACGCGGACGCCGGAGTTCAGCGAGGGCTACGAGGACGCACGCGGCGACGAGGCGCGGGGCCGTAAGAGAGTGCCGGCCGGCGCGGCGCAGCGGGCGGCGCTGCCCACCGAACTCCCGGCCCGGCTGCGTACGTTGCCGACGGCCGCGAAGCTGACCGGGATTCCGGCCGGGAAGCTGCGCACCGACCCCGCGGCGAATGTGCTCGGCGGTGCGGCGCTGCTCGCCGCGGAGCAGCGGAAGCTGGGGATGCCCGCCGGCAGCGATCCGGCGCGGTGGTACACGGCGGTGGCGCGCTACGGAGGCCAGGACAGTGCGCACAGCGGTAAGGCCTTCGCGGACGAGGTGTACGCGGTGATGCGCCAGGGCCAGGCCCGTACCACCGACGCGGGACAGCGGGTCACGCTGGCCGCCGCGCCGGGTCTGACCCCCGACGCCGCGCAGCAGAAACGTCTCAGCGCGCCGACTGCCAAGGCCCCGGCGGCGTCCGCCGCTCGCAAGCCGGAGTGCCCGCGGAACGTCGCCTGCGAGTCGGTCCCCGCGCCGTACGAGGAGTTCGGCGACGGTGACTACGGCAACCACGACAAGGCGGACCGCCCCGCGGACCAGCGGGTCAGCGCGATCATCATCCATGACACCGAGGGGTCCTGGGAGACCACGCTCAAGCTGATCAAGGACCCGGCGTATGTGTCGTGGAACTACACGATCCGCTCCGCGGACGGTCTGATCGCCCAGCATGTGCCGACCAAGGACGTCGCCTGGCACGCGGGCAACTGGTACATCAACTCGCACTCCGTCGGCATCGAGCACGAAGGCTTCCTGGCCGCGCCGGACGCCTGGTACACCGAAGCGATGTACCGCGCCTCGGCCCGGCTGGTGAAGTATCTGAGCCGCAAGTACGACGTGCCGCTCGACCGGCAGCACATCCTGGGCCACGACAATGTGCCCGGCACGACGACGGCCACCATCCCCGGTATGCACACCGACCCCGGCCCGTATTGGGACTGGGCGCACTACTTCGCCCTGCTGGGCAAGCCGTTCAAGGCCACCGCGGGTCCGCGGGGCGGCCTGGTCACCATCCGTCCCGACTACGACGAGAACCAGCCGGTGTACACCGGCTGCGCGAAGCCCGGTGACACCTGTGCGCCGCACGGCTCCACGGCGGTCCGGCTGTACAGCGCGCCGGACGAGGACGCACCGCTGGTCAAGGACATCGGACTGCACCCGGACGGCAGGGCCTCGACGACCGGTGTGAACGACACGGGTGCCCGTGCCACGACGGGGCAGCGGTTCGCGGTGGCCGGCCGGTCCGGCGACTGGACGGCGATCTGGTACCTCGGGCAGAAGGCGTGGTTCCACAATCCCCATGACGAGCCGGTGGCGGTGCCCGCCAAGGGGCTGATCGCCGTACCGAAGTCCGGGCGGGAAGAGATCCCGGTCTACGGCCGGGCGTACCCGGAGAAGGAGGCCTATCCGGCCGGGGTCCCCTACCAGGCGGTCTCCCCGCTGCCGTACAAGCTCGCCGCCGGGCAGCAGTACGCGGTCGGGGACCGGATGCGGGGCGAGTACTTCTACTCCCCGACCTTCGACGTCACCAAGCACGCGGTCGTGCGCGGCAAGGACGTCTACTACGAGATCCAGCTCGGGCACCGGGTCGGTTATGTGCGGGCGGACGACGTCGAGGTGCGGCGCTCGGCTTCCTGA
- a CDS encoding ACT domain-containing protein, which yields MTGERDLRALLSGMRPERNEGRYVFASVPGAVPEGLTPVVTVTEPEGRTLVVHQEEADRAGLAYDYVAAWITLRVHSALDAVGLTAAVATALAQAGLSCNVVAGFHHDHLFVPYDAADEALRRLRALADQA from the coding sequence ATGACAGGTGAACGCGACCTCCGGGCCCTTCTCAGCGGGATGCGTCCCGAGCGGAACGAGGGCCGTTACGTCTTTGCCAGCGTGCCCGGGGCCGTCCCCGAGGGGCTGACACCGGTGGTCACCGTCACCGAGCCCGAAGGCCGCACCCTCGTCGTCCACCAGGAAGAGGCCGACCGTGCGGGCCTGGCCTACGACTATGTCGCCGCCTGGATCACCCTGCGGGTGCACTCCGCGCTGGACGCCGTCGGACTGACCGCCGCCGTCGCCACCGCACTCGCCCAGGCCGGCCTCAGCTGCAATGTCGTCGCGGGCTTCCACCACGATCACCTCTTCGTGCCGTATGACGCGGCCGACGAAGCGCTGCGCCGGCTTCGCGCACTGGCCGACCAGGCCTGA